One Streptomyces hundungensis DNA segment encodes these proteins:
- a CDS encoding helix-turn-helix domain-containing protein — protein MPTSPSSSVQSARKRVADRLRELRRDANLTATDIADRTGWYKSKVSRLENAVTPPSDDDIRAWCRACDADGLAADLIAASRSADNMYVEWRRLQRTGLRRLQESYVPLFERTRLFRIYCSNVVPGLLQTDGYARALLGSITAFRDAPNDVSEAVAARLDRSRVIREGNHRFALLVEEAVLRHRVGDAEAMAGQLGHLLSAMALPSVSLGVIPFTAERRMWMIETFSIYDEQQAQVELLTAQVNVTAPSEVGQYVKAFGEFAKLAVHGAEARSLITAAIDALE, from the coding sequence ATGCCCACGTCGCCGTCCTCAAGTGTCCAGTCTGCCCGCAAGAGGGTCGCTGACCGGCTACGGGAGCTCCGCAGGGATGCGAACCTGACCGCCACCGACATCGCCGATCGCACAGGTTGGTACAAGTCCAAGGTCTCCCGCCTCGAGAACGCCGTAACGCCCCCGTCCGATGACGACATCCGAGCATGGTGCCGGGCTTGTGATGCCGACGGGCTGGCCGCGGACCTGATCGCGGCCTCCCGCTCGGCAGACAACATGTACGTCGAATGGCGACGGCTCCAACGCACCGGTTTGCGTCGGCTCCAGGAGTCGTACGTCCCGCTCTTCGAGCGCACCCGGTTGTTTCGGATCTACTGCTCCAACGTCGTTCCGGGACTGCTGCAAACGGACGGCTACGCACGTGCGTTGCTCGGATCCATCACCGCGTTCCGCGACGCCCCGAACGACGTGTCCGAAGCGGTGGCGGCCCGGCTGGACCGCTCGCGCGTGATCCGCGAAGGAAACCATCGCTTCGCCCTGCTGGTCGAAGAGGCGGTTCTCCGTCACCGCGTGGGCGACGCCGAGGCGATGGCAGGGCAGTTGGGCCACTTGCTCTCGGCCATGGCACTTCCGTCCGTGTCTCTGGGCGTGATCCCCTTCACCGCCGAACGCCGCATGTGGATGATCGAGACGTTCAGCATCTACGACGAGCAACAGGCCCAGGTCGAGCTACTGACGGCACAGGTGAACGTGACCGCGCCGTCCGAAGTCGGGCAGTACGTCAAAGCGTTCGGCGAATTCGCCAAACTCGCCGTGCACGGCGCCGAGGCCCGGTCTTTGATCACCGCCGCCATCGACGCGCTGGAGTGA
- a CDS encoding Lrp/AsnC family transcriptional regulator, which produces MGDLTAVPKEPRHSRTAANDSSAGFDPVDWQLLDVVQREGRIKLSELGRRVRLSPAAVTERLRRLEASGAITGYGARVDPARLGYGIQAFIRVSPHGGYNLKHPRTLELMDRPEVIEVHHVVGEDCWIIKVAVADTIHLEEILEQTSALGRTTTSIVLSSPVGGREGKPLLPPAGR; this is translated from the coding sequence ATGGGAGATCTCACCGCCGTACCAAAAGAACCACGGCATTCGCGTACCGCCGCCAACGATTCGTCAGCGGGCTTCGATCCGGTCGATTGGCAGCTGCTCGACGTCGTCCAGCGGGAGGGCCGGATCAAGCTCAGCGAGCTGGGCCGACGGGTCCGGCTGAGCCCTGCCGCGGTCACGGAGCGGCTGCGCCGGCTGGAGGCGAGCGGCGCGATCACCGGGTACGGGGCGCGGGTCGATCCGGCCCGGCTCGGCTACGGCATCCAGGCGTTCATCCGGGTCAGCCCACACGGCGGCTACAACCTGAAGCACCCCAGAACTCTGGAGCTGATGGACCGGCCGGAGGTCATCGAGGTGCACCACGTGGTGGGCGAGGACTGCTGGATCATCAAGGTGGCCGTGGCTGACACCATCCACCTGGAGGAGATCCTGGAGCAGACCTCGGCGCTGGGCCGCACGACGACGTCGATCGTGCTCTCCTCGCCGGTCGGCGGCCGGGAGGGAAAGCCGCTGCTCCCACCGGCAGGCCGTTGA
- a CDS encoding NAD-dependent epimerase/dehydratase family protein: MREVLVIGGNRYFGKRLIARLLAAGDRVTVLNRGSAPPPPGVIQLIADRDDEASLAAAVGERTFDVVVDQVCYTPRQAAIARRVFTGRTARYVMTSTVEVYEYEDADEPLDEDTLDPATVIVTPELPWQDPEFVAAHYGEGKRQAEAVFAAGGSFPQVAVRVAHVLGGADDFTGRLAHYADRIRAGEPVTVAVPNRPATYIDVEEIADFLFWVTRQDFTGPVNAASHGPLGTEDIVAAVVAALGGEARPVRYQPVEVGAVSPFSFARSYPMDTARAESLGFTFSHTKDWLTRAVAATLGVN; this comes from the coding sequence ATGCGCGAGGTATTGGTCATCGGGGGCAACCGCTACTTCGGCAAGCGGCTCATCGCCCGGCTGCTCGCGGCCGGCGACCGGGTCACGGTCCTCAACCGCGGCTCAGCGCCACCCCCACCGGGGGTGATCCAGCTGATCGCCGACCGCGACGACGAGGCGTCCTTGGCGGCGGCCGTCGGCGAGCGCACCTTCGACGTCGTCGTCGACCAGGTCTGCTACACCCCGCGCCAGGCGGCGATCGCCCGCCGCGTCTTCACCGGCCGCACGGCCCGCTACGTCATGACGTCGACGGTCGAGGTGTACGAGTACGAGGACGCGGACGAACCGCTCGACGAGGACACCCTCGACCCCGCCACGGTGATCGTCACCCCCGAACTCCCCTGGCAGGACCCGGAGTTCGTGGCCGCCCACTACGGCGAGGGCAAGCGTCAGGCGGAGGCGGTGTTCGCCGCGGGCGGCTCCTTCCCTCAGGTCGCGGTGCGGGTGGCCCATGTGCTGGGCGGCGCCGACGACTTCACCGGGCGGCTCGCGCACTACGCGGACCGGATCCGCGCGGGCGAGCCGGTCACGGTGGCCGTACCGAACCGCCCGGCGACGTACATCGACGTCGAGGAGATCGCCGACTTCCTCTTCTGGGTGACGCGCCAGGACTTCACCGGGCCGGTGAACGCCGCCTCGCACGGGCCGCTCGGCACCGAGGACATCGTGGCGGCGGTCGTCGCCGCGCTGGGCGGCGAGGCGCGGCCCGTGCGCTACCAGCCGGTGGAGGTCGGCGCGGTCTCGCCGTTCTCCTTCGCCCGCTCGTACCCGATGGACACCGCCCGCGCGGAGTCGCTCGGCTTCACCTTCTCGCACACCAAGGACTGGCTGACGCGTGCCGTCGCCGCAACACTGGGAGTCAACTGA
- a CDS encoding TetR/AcrR family transcriptional regulator, translating to MHAAVQNGAVNATPAAPSGGRADANRRRIMEVAFAELLRDPDASMDQIARAAGVVRRTVYGHFPSRDALIAALVDEAAQTVADAHREGREGVADPAEALARATLAVWEIADRYRLLVALAQRSVTMAGIKLRLAPVRKECVDLLQLGLGQGVFTSPLPPAALAYVHEQSLFGLMEAVNEGALPASEAGRSAATTLLLSAGVPAGRTAEVVAEALDR from the coding sequence ATGCACGCCGCTGTGCAAAATGGGGCTGTGAATGCCACCCCTGCCGCCCCCTCGGGGGGCCGCGCCGACGCGAATCGCCGCCGCATCATGGAGGTGGCCTTCGCCGAGCTGCTCCGCGACCCGGACGCGTCGATGGACCAGATCGCCCGGGCGGCGGGGGTCGTACGGCGCACGGTGTACGGGCACTTCCCGAGCCGGGACGCGCTGATCGCGGCGCTGGTGGACGAGGCGGCCCAGACCGTCGCTGACGCCCACCGCGAGGGGCGCGAAGGCGTCGCGGATCCGGCCGAGGCGCTGGCGCGGGCCACCCTCGCGGTCTGGGAGATCGCCGACCGCTACCGGCTCCTGGTCGCCCTCGCCCAGCGCAGCGTCACCATGGCGGGCATCAAGCTGCGCCTCGCCCCGGTCCGCAAGGAGTGCGTGGATCTGCTCCAACTCGGCCTGGGCCAGGGGGTGTTCACCTCCCCCCTGCCACCGGCGGCCCTCGCCTATGTGCACGAACAGTCCCTGTTCGGCCTGATGGAGGCGGTCAACGAGGGCGCGCTGCCCGCATCCGAGGCAGGCCGCTCGGCCGCGACGACGCTGCTGCTCTCGGCGGGCGTCCCGGCGGGCCGCACGGCCGAGGTGGTGGCGGAGGCGCTCGACCGCTGA
- the trxA gene encoding thioredoxin, whose amino-acid sequence MIKAAGVDEVTDATFHAEVMEAGLPVLVEFTADWCPPCRQIAPVLSAVAAEEADRLKIVQIDVDTNPETTAKYGVLSMPTLMVFRAGEPVKSMVGARPKRRLLQELEDVI is encoded by the coding sequence ATGATCAAGGCAGCAGGCGTGGACGAGGTCACCGACGCGACCTTCCACGCGGAAGTGATGGAGGCCGGGCTTCCGGTCCTGGTGGAGTTCACGGCCGACTGGTGCCCGCCGTGCCGGCAGATCGCGCCCGTGCTGAGCGCCGTGGCGGCGGAGGAGGCGGACCGGCTGAAGATCGTCCAGATCGACGTGGACACCAACCCCGAGACGACCGCGAAGTACGGCGTCCTGTCGATGCCCACCCTGATGGTCTTCCGCGCGGGCGAGCCCGTGAAGTCGATGGTGGGCGCGCGGCCGAAGCGACGGCTGTTGCAGGAGCTGGAAGACGTCATCTGA
- a CDS encoding HelD family protein, with the protein MSTEEFRKEQQFITGLYARLDELRDQAEAATQTALAQVGTGQQARLERDVLVAEQSGLLAALNAGENGLCFGRLDFRDGTTHHVGRIGIRRNDRERTPLVVDWRADVARPFYLATGYSPMGLRRRRHISTEGRTVTALHDELLDLTDAERTGHEGANADEVLLAALDAARTGRMHDIVQTIQAEQDRIIRAPHRGVLVVEGGPGTGKTVVALHRAAYLLYEHRELLARRAVLVVGPNPAFLGYIGDVLPSLGETGVLLSTMSELFPGVHASGTDTPEAAEIKGRADMADVLARVVRDRQTVPERFVEIPHDGYGTLQLDRAMAEDARWKARESGFPHNLARPHFAFHIIDALTAQLVERIGADPFGGPNLLGPDDAAQMGKEIATSREVHAAIETLWPLLTPQELVADFLAEPTHLPDAEAKLIRREGDTWTPADVPLLDEAAELLGEDDSAARAAAEAERQERIAYAQGVLDLSAGSESYEFEDEESEVLAAHNIIDAERMAERHEEADHRSAAERAAADRTWAFGHIIVDEAQELSAMAWRLLMRRCPTRSMTLVGDPAQTADAAGLGSWERILAPYVAEGNWEHVRLGVNYRTPAEIMEVAAEVCRAADPSFVPPSSVRSTGVRPWARRVAPDALASAVADATTSWRGTGRLAVIAPGPLHPALLAALPDAAWGATPDLTSEVVLLDPRQAKGLEFDSVLVVEPGEYGVSDLYVALTRATQRLGVLYSGVLPGALGGLEG; encoded by the coding sequence TTGTCAACCGAGGAATTCCGGAAGGAACAGCAATTCATCACCGGTCTCTACGCCCGCCTCGACGAGCTGCGTGATCAGGCGGAGGCCGCGACGCAGACGGCGTTGGCGCAGGTCGGGACCGGTCAGCAGGCCCGGCTTGAGCGCGATGTGCTGGTGGCCGAGCAGTCGGGCCTGCTCGCCGCCCTGAACGCGGGAGAGAACGGACTGTGTTTCGGGCGGCTCGATTTCCGCGACGGTACGACGCATCACGTGGGACGCATCGGAATCCGCAGGAATGATCGGGAACGCACCCCGCTGGTGGTCGACTGGCGCGCCGATGTCGCCCGCCCCTTCTATCTCGCGACCGGATATTCCCCCATGGGATTGCGGCGCAGGCGCCACATCAGCACCGAGGGACGCACCGTCACGGCGCTGCACGACGAACTCCTCGACCTGACGGACGCGGAGCGCACCGGCCACGAGGGCGCCAACGCGGACGAGGTGCTGCTCGCCGCGCTCGACGCGGCCCGCACCGGCCGGATGCACGACATCGTGCAGACCATCCAGGCCGAGCAGGACCGCATCATCCGCGCACCGCACCGCGGCGTGCTCGTCGTGGAGGGCGGCCCCGGCACCGGAAAGACCGTGGTCGCCCTGCACCGGGCGGCGTATCTCCTGTACGAGCACCGGGAGTTGCTGGCCCGCAGGGCCGTGCTCGTCGTCGGGCCCAACCCGGCGTTCCTCGGCTACATCGGGGACGTACTGCCCTCGCTCGGCGAGACCGGGGTGCTCCTGTCGACGATGTCCGAGCTGTTCCCCGGCGTGCACGCGAGCGGCACCGACACCCCCGAGGCGGCCGAGATCAAGGGCCGCGCGGACATGGCCGACGTGCTCGCGCGGGTCGTACGCGACCGCCAGACCGTGCCCGAGCGGTTCGTCGAGATCCCGCACGACGGCTACGGCACGCTCCAGCTCGACCGCGCGATGGCCGAGGACGCCCGGTGGAAGGCGCGTGAGAGCGGCTTCCCGCACAACCTGGCCCGGCCGCACTTCGCCTTCCACATCATCGACGCCCTCACCGCGCAACTGGTGGAGCGGATCGGCGCCGACCCCTTCGGCGGACCGAACCTGCTCGGTCCCGACGACGCCGCCCAGATGGGCAAGGAGATCGCGACGAGCCGGGAGGTGCACGCCGCGATCGAGACGCTCTGGCCCCTGCTGACGCCGCAGGAACTCGTGGCGGACTTCCTCGCCGAGCCGACCCATCTGCCGGACGCCGAGGCCAAGTTGATCCGGCGCGAAGGCGACACCTGGACGCCCGCGGACGTACCGCTGCTCGACGAGGCGGCCGAACTGCTCGGCGAGGACGACAGTGCCGCACGGGCTGCCGCCGAGGCCGAGCGCCAGGAGCGGATCGCCTACGCGCAGGGCGTGCTCGACCTCTCCGCCGGATCGGAGTCGTACGAGTTCGAGGACGAGGAGTCCGAGGTGCTCGCGGCGCACAACATCATCGACGCCGAGCGGATGGCCGAGCGCCACGAGGAGGCCGACCACCGCAGCGCCGCCGAACGGGCCGCCGCCGACCGCACCTGGGCGTTCGGCCACATTATCGTCGACGAGGCCCAGGAGCTCTCGGCGATGGCCTGGCGCCTGCTGATGCGGCGCTGCCCGACCCGCTCGATGACCCTGGTCGGCGACCCGGCGCAGACCGCGGACGCGGCGGGGCTGGGTTCCTGGGAGCGCATCCTCGCTCCGTACGTCGCCGAGGGGAACTGGGAGCACGTACGCCTCGGCGTCAACTACCGTACGCCGGCGGAGATCATGGAGGTGGCGGCCGAGGTGTGCCGGGCGGCGGACCCGTCCTTCGTCCCGCCCAGCTCCGTCCGCTCCACCGGGGTACGCCCCTGGGCCCGCCGCGTCGCCCCCGACGCGCTGGCCTCGGCGGTGGCGGACGCCACGACATCCTGGCGCGGTACGGGCCGCCTCGCCGTGATCGCCCCGGGCCCCCTCCACCCCGCCCTCCTCGCGGCCCTGCCCGACGCGGCATGGGGCGCCACCCCCGACCTGACGAGCGAGGTGGTCCTGCTCGACCCCCGCCAGGCGAAGGGGCTCGAATTCGACTCGGTGCTGGTCGTGGAGCCGGGGGAGTACGGGGTGAGCGACCTGTATGTCGCGCTGACCCGGGCTACGCAGCGGCTCGGGGTGCTGTATTCGGGGGTACTGCCGGGGGCGCTGGGGGGTTTGGAGGGCTGA
- a CDS encoding aldo/keto reductase: protein MRYRTLGPFEVGAIGYGAMPLSIEGRPDEARAVATVHAALDAGITLIDTADSYYAPGGEPGHNELLISRALASYGGPTDHVLVATKGGRGRTDDGGWTVDGDPKHLRRTAEASARRLGGEAIGLYQLHKPDPAVPFAESVGALAELADEGTVRTVGLSNVDTDQIREARAILGERLVSVQNRFSPAVTDSEPELRLCAELGLAFLPWSPLGGISRSALDGPGGPAPETAFHTVARERGVSPQQVVLAWLLNRSPVVLPIPGASRPASVRDSAGAADLVLSGAELALLP, encoded by the coding sequence ATGCGCTACCGCACACTTGGGCCCTTCGAGGTCGGCGCCATCGGGTACGGCGCGATGCCGCTGTCGATCGAGGGACGCCCGGACGAGGCGCGGGCGGTGGCCACCGTGCACGCCGCGCTCGACGCGGGGATCACCCTCATCGACACCGCCGACTCCTACTACGCGCCGGGCGGCGAGCCCGGCCACAACGAGCTTCTGATCAGCCGTGCCCTCGCCTCCTACGGCGGCCCCACCGATCACGTCCTGGTCGCCACCAAGGGCGGCCGGGGGCGCACCGACGACGGCGGCTGGACCGTCGACGGCGACCCGAAGCATCTGCGGCGTACCGCCGAGGCGTCCGCGCGGCGGCTCGGCGGCGAGGCCATCGGCCTCTACCAGTTGCACAAGCCCGACCCGGCGGTGCCGTTCGCCGAGTCCGTGGGCGCCCTCGCGGAGCTCGCCGACGAGGGAACGGTCCGCACGGTGGGGCTCTCCAACGTGGACACCGACCAGATCCGGGAGGCGCGCGCGATCCTGGGTGAGCGTCTGGTCTCCGTCCAGAACCGCTTTTCGCCCGCGGTCACCGACAGCGAGCCGGAGCTGCGGCTCTGCGCGGAGCTGGGCCTGGCGTTCCTGCCGTGGAGCCCGCTGGGCGGGATCTCGCGCAGCGCGCTGGACGGGCCGGGCGGTCCCGCGCCCGAGACCGCCTTCCACACCGTGGCGAGGGAGCGCGGGGTCAGCCCCCAACAGGTGGTCCTGGCCTGGCTGTTGAACCGCTCGCCGGTGGTGCTCCCGATCCCGGGAGCCAGCCGCCCCGCGTCGGTACGGGACTCGGCGGGTGCGGCCGATCTCGTACTGAGCGGGGCGGAGTTGGCGTTGCTGCCCTGA
- a CDS encoding MerR family transcriptional regulator codes for MRIGELAARAGTTTRTLRYYESRGLLAARRTDNGYRTYDENDLRLLQQIRTLQDFGFELEETRPFVECLRAGHPAGDTCPASLAVYRRKLTELDALIGELSAVRAQVGEELARAEVLAAAQVPGGPEPLCELSPPTPPHTEETTQ; via the coding sequence ATGCGCATCGGCGAACTCGCGGCGCGGGCCGGGACGACCACCCGCACGCTTCGGTACTACGAGTCGCGCGGCCTGCTGGCCGCGCGGCGCACCGACAACGGCTACCGGACGTACGACGAGAACGACCTGCGGCTGCTCCAGCAGATCAGGACCCTTCAGGACTTCGGGTTCGAGTTGGAGGAGACCCGGCCGTTCGTGGAGTGCCTGCGGGCGGGCCATCCGGCCGGGGACACCTGTCCCGCGTCGCTCGCCGTGTACCGCCGCAAGCTGACCGAGCTCGACGCGCTGATCGGCGAACTCAGCGCCGTACGCGCCCAGGTGGGCGAGGAGCTGGCCCGGGCCGAAGTACTGGCCGCGGCGCAGGTTCCGGGCGGCCCGGAGCCGCTCTGCGAGTTGAGTCCGCCGACCCCGCCCCACACCGAGGAGACGACGCAATGA
- a CDS encoding MFS transporter, with protein sequence MGLVIKEPVEKMQAPYGRRWWALLVLCLSLLIIVMANTALTVAAPDMTKDLGLSSSDLQWVIDGYTVPYAALMLLLGAIGDKYSRRGALVLGLLVFAGASVAGSLVDSSTGVIASRAVMGVGAALIMPATLSLLASTFPRAERAKAILLWTATAGIAIAAGPLVAGALLENHGWASTFLINVPIALLAVVGAFVLVPPSKAAHHDRIDYVGGLLSVVSVGALVYMIIQGPHFGWDAKAIGAAVIAGLGFVVFVLWELRHPRPVLNVRRFAHRMFSGSLLAVALFFLAVFGAFYYLTQHLQFVLGYTPLETGIRMLPLAGAVFVGSALTGFLTPRLGMKVTVTAGMVAGTVALALLTRVDSTSGYGDFLAPLIILGVAIGLALSPCTDAIMGAFPEAELGVGGAVNDTSLELGGSLGIAILGSVLAKSYSSHLADATAGTKLPASALSTAQDSVGAGYAVAQGIGEQAKQLGAQALHAGNPQQAAQLKAQAEQLAAGAQQMSHAVGSAFSDAVARTSLVGAVILGVGTVLVAVLLPRRAKAEEQAGEGAEERESLSV encoded by the coding sequence GTGGGTCTCGTCATCAAGGAGCCCGTCGAGAAGATGCAGGCGCCCTATGGGCGGCGCTGGTGGGCGCTGCTCGTGCTCTGCCTCAGCCTGCTCATCATCGTGATGGCGAACACCGCCCTCACCGTCGCCGCCCCCGACATGACCAAGGACCTCGGGCTCAGCAGCTCCGACCTCCAGTGGGTCATCGACGGCTACACCGTCCCGTACGCCGCGCTGATGCTGCTGCTCGGCGCGATCGGCGACAAGTACAGCCGGCGCGGCGCGCTCGTGCTCGGCCTGCTCGTCTTCGCGGGCGCCTCGGTGGCCGGCTCGCTCGTCGACAGCTCGACGGGCGTCATAGCCTCCCGCGCCGTCATGGGCGTCGGCGCCGCGCTGATCATGCCCGCGACCCTGTCGCTGCTGGCCTCGACGTTCCCGCGCGCGGAGCGCGCCAAGGCGATCCTGCTGTGGACCGCGACCGCCGGAATCGCCATCGCCGCAGGGCCGTTGGTGGCGGGCGCCCTCCTGGAGAACCACGGCTGGGCCTCGACGTTCCTCATCAACGTGCCGATCGCGCTGCTCGCGGTCGTCGGCGCGTTCGTCCTCGTACCGCCGTCGAAGGCCGCCCACCACGACCGCATCGACTACGTCGGCGGGCTGCTCTCGGTCGTCTCCGTCGGCGCGCTCGTCTACATGATCATCCAGGGCCCGCACTTCGGCTGGGACGCCAAGGCGATCGGCGCCGCCGTCATCGCCGGCCTCGGATTCGTGGTCTTCGTGCTGTGGGAGCTGCGCCACCCGCGGCCCGTCCTGAACGTACGGCGCTTCGCGCACCGCATGTTCTCCGGCTCGCTGCTCGCCGTCGCGCTCTTCTTCCTCGCGGTGTTCGGCGCCTTCTACTACCTCACCCAGCACCTCCAGTTCGTGCTCGGTTACACCCCGCTGGAGACCGGCATCCGCATGCTGCCGCTGGCCGGCGCGGTCTTCGTGGGCTCCGCCCTGACCGGCTTCCTCACGCCGCGGCTCGGCATGAAGGTCACCGTCACCGCGGGCATGGTCGCCGGAACCGTCGCGCTCGCGCTGCTCACCCGGGTCGACTCCACCTCCGGTTACGGGGACTTCCTCGCCCCGCTGATCATCCTCGGCGTGGCCATCGGGCTCGCCCTTTCGCCCTGCACCGACGCGATCATGGGCGCCTTCCCGGAGGCCGAGCTCGGCGTCGGCGGCGCCGTCAACGACACCTCCCTCGAACTCGGCGGCTCGCTCGGCATCGCCATCCTGGGCTCGGTGCTCGCCAAGTCGTACTCCTCGCACCTCGCCGACGCCACCGCCGGTACGAAGCTGCCCGCCTCCGCGCTGAGCACCGCGCAGGACTCGGTGGGCGCCGGGTACGCCGTCGCCCAGGGCATCGGCGAGCAGGCCAAGCAGCTCGGCGCCCAGGCCCTGCACGCCGGCAACCCGCAGCAGGCGGCCCAGCTCAAGGCGCAGGCCGAGCAACTGGCCGCCGGTGCCCAGCAGATGAGCCACGCGGTCGGCTCCGCCTTCTCCGACGCGGTGGCCCGCACCAGCCTGGTCGGCGCGGTGATCCTGGGCGTCGGAACCGTCCTGGTCGCCGTCCTCCTGCCGCGCCGCGCCAAGGCCGAGGAGCAGGCCGGTGAGGGCGCCGAGGAGCGCGAGAGCCTCTCGGTCTGA
- a CDS encoding DUF6879 family protein, translating into MWRSAPPFAELLAGCQHSALHLEMRDHYDDPDEAPRVAAWKAGHRPDPDDRASWWRPWLDMVAETVARGVVIRRARIVSEPVSEYTKYLYDGTFTNVAAGEEVRWLPRRKASDLALPGNDFWLFDDHLVRFGYFAGDGAYLGDEVSDEPAVAKLCADAFQSVWSRATPHAEYRV; encoded by the coding sequence ATGTGGCGGAGCGCGCCGCCGTTCGCTGAGTTGTTGGCGGGTTGTCAGCACTCGGCCCTGCATCTTGAGATGCGGGACCACTATGACGACCCGGACGAGGCACCCCGCGTCGCGGCGTGGAAGGCGGGGCACCGTCCCGACCCGGACGACCGTGCGTCATGGTGGCGTCCGTGGCTCGACATGGTCGCTGAAACCGTCGCCCGGGGTGTTGTCATCCGGCGTGCCCGAATCGTCTCGGAACCGGTCAGCGAGTACACGAAGTACCTCTACGACGGCACGTTCACCAATGTGGCGGCCGGCGAAGAGGTTCGGTGGCTGCCCCGCCGCAAGGCCTCGGACCTGGCACTGCCCGGCAACGACTTCTGGCTGTTCGACGACCATCTCGTCAGGTTCGGCTACTTCGCGGGCGACGGGGCTTACCTAGGCGACGAGGTATCCGACGAACCCGCCGTGGCCAAGCTGTGCGCTGACGCTTTCCAGAGCGTCTGGAGCAGGGCGACGCCGCACGCCGAATACCGGGTTTGA
- a CDS encoding phospholipase yields MRRRTTLSMTATAALALAALATAPAQAAPADKAQVLASFTQTGAASSTAWQAAHNDQARWAAYDFNWTTDYCSKSPDNPFGFPFKLSCARHDFGYRNYKAAGQFPANKARIDSALYEDLKRVCAPYGTAKKASCNATAWTYYQAVKALGD; encoded by the coding sequence ATGCGCCGTCGTACCACCCTGAGCATGACCGCGACCGCGGCCCTCGCCCTCGCCGCCCTGGCCACCGCGCCGGCGCAGGCCGCCCCCGCCGACAAGGCCCAGGTGCTCGCCTCCTTCACCCAGACCGGCGCGGCCAGCTCGACCGCGTGGCAGGCCGCACACAACGACCAGGCCCGCTGGGCGGCGTACGACTTCAACTGGACGACGGACTACTGCTCGAAGTCCCCCGACAACCCCTTCGGCTTCCCCTTCAAACTGTCCTGCGCGCGGCACGACTTCGGGTACCGCAACTACAAGGCGGCGGGCCAGTTCCCCGCCAACAAGGCGCGTATCGACAGCGCCCTGTACGAGGACCTCAAGCGGGTCTGCGCCCCGTACGGCACGGCGAAGAAGGCGTCCTGCAACGCGACCGCGTGGACGTACTACCAGGCGGTCAAGGCCCTGGGCGACTGA